The following proteins are encoded in a genomic region of Apodemus sylvaticus chromosome 21, mApoSyl1.1, whole genome shotgun sequence:
- the Urb2 gene encoding unhealthy ribosome biogenesis protein 2 homolog isoform X3: MAAVYSGISFKLKSKTTSWENKLKLAHFAWISHQCFLPNKEQVLLDWARQSLVAFYKKKLELQEDIVERLWIYVDNILHSKKLQNLLKNGKTINLQISLVKIINERIEEFSLSGSQRNICAILSCCQGILSAPALAVIYTAKPELIVTLLSQLCWSACRQPEGAMTAKLFEVIHLALDHYLKLQQQQANPRRVFGDMTSHLFQPCLVLRHLLLGGTWTQANQGQQWQVLSRDIRSKIDAVLRGGVFRHDLLSSYKEELLEQHQENIKIGVLKSLLTPMETVIARLLEPDYVRSDIYALVVASSVSLLYRLFLESYLKEENQFLCFRVLPRLFGCLQISHLQEGQIEALSVSDWTTELLTVEQLLNSVATGNIYNVATDRIRHAETQFHFYRRVAELLINHSQASVPAWFRCLKILISLNHLILEPDLDDLLSSAWIDAEVTEFRAKKAQEVLINTVFQTYAKLRQVPQLFQEVLGVICRPAAEALRQPLLASGLSTALCACLLELPLSQILDTWSLILDKFQTLVMPCLQSDTDMALKAMSLSSLLHCIMFNMQSLDNNMPLPVIRRTQCIMERMLRELVKPLLSLLPDLWSPEPELWQQKVSDCALLLSYTWAQVDTTLSLHCSQYYSLAISLARAALNSSNLPLLLPEVETELWKKVEKCIAQSRSLGRYCLEQLYLQKVKRTLMQSNSQSKEALQTLKFDTAHILDSSRDCLSQKTVAAWDRQVSTMNESTYPVAHWHLIVSNLTVLIPYLCMNDVKYVATVLLRTLPANKAQGSLAHGEPHITLEKISTALLHSPLFPEMQSLYSAFLTCIIAKCSSILCSGAHSDLSLISQQLPWLFGKDYHTVVAHWETKLAKVGPEGIEPRGEIAQNFLSMVKSGFPIKLDEEQLKGLLELLEVISALRLDSLSPSHHVHLFFLLFSMAVSTLGHCSCPLALQFLVKCYRLLSGLQRGRNARSVFRVMYVSDVFEAVLTSLLQASAEFQVREDDPAWLQLLQMSGVFLDQLLQMLIQGKLSLVLNFGKITAFLSRYSKEASTKELKIQNLRGRQLLLVALTKLCQSLGLCVKERRQLLEAPAALPELLQQAIMQMGAMLKLCLVSGTTGRRLPSAFLSAVPTLLEVDMNQRLRDGQPKIAQVVDTDKALLSHATLYQDVYTQLLEELPALSGNTQSFQAALRFLTLFLLAPELHSKENSVFASIFYSVQKVLTGPCIPAPVTQDTELHLGALLTHMFEAGTTEHFGMVLQSVLQGLDVTQAWRSDLQAVLCAIRLLNLLLKCPLSGEKASLLWRLCPQIITALMLQHREACQEQPVALVVIEPILEVLAVLLRKGEENISNPHHVSLAFNILLTVPLEHLKPREFGSVFLKMHNVLFSILQCHSKVMLKAIPSFLNSFNRLLFSVMHEGRQKDKGSMDDLPAILECARLVERMYSHIATRAEEFTTFSPFLVAQYVTEVQKVTLYPPVKNLLQEGIYLILDLCMERDIQFLRASLQSGARDVFKDLHSDYLKYHKAKHEGEKRYTA, translated from the exons ATGGCTGCTGTTTATTCTGGTATTTCCTTTAAACTTAAAAGCAAGACAACTTCCTgggaaaataaactaaaattagCTCACTTTGCTTGGATTTCTCATCAGTGCTTTCTACCAAATAAAGAACAA GTTTTACTTGATTGGGCAAGGCAGTCATTGGTtgcattttataagaaaaaactTGAACTGCAGGAAGATATTGTTGAAAGGCTCTGGATCTATGTAGATAACATTCTACATAGCAAGAAATTGCAGAATCTCCTTAAGAATGGAAAGACTATAAATCTTCAGATTTCCCTTGTCAAG ATCATAAATGAGAGAATAGAAGAGTTCTCACTTTCGGGATCCCAGAGGAATATCTGTGCCATCCTGAGTTGCTGCCAGGGCATCCTCTCAGCGCCTGCCCTTGCTGTCATCTATACAGCCAAACCAGAACTTATTGTGACTTTGCTGAGCCAGCTCTGCTGGTCAGCGTGCAGACAACCAGAAGGAGCCATGACAGCCAAGCTCTTTGAGGTCATTCATCTGGCTCTTGACCATTACCTCAAACTTCAGCAACAACAAGCTAACCCTAGACGCGTCTTTGGAGATATGACCAGCCACCTCTTCCAGCCCTGCCTAGTCCTGAGACACTTGCTTTTGGGAGGCACATGGACACAAGCTAATCAGGGTCAGCAGTGGCAGGTACTGAGCCGAGATATCAGGAGTAAGATTGATGCTGTTCTTCGAGGTGGTGTTTTCCGACATGATTTACTCTCATCCTACAAAGAAGAGCTCTTGGAACAGCACCAAGAGAACATAAAGATAGGGGTCCTGAAGAGTCTTCTCACTCCAATGGAAACTGTGATTGCAAGACTGCTGGAGCCTGACTATGTCAGATCAGACATCTATGCTTTGGTTGTGGCCAGCTCAGTATCCTTGTTGTATAGACTCTTTCTGGAATCATACCTTAAGGAAGAGAACCAGTTTCTCTGTTTTCGGGTTCTCCCCAGGTTGTTTGGCTGCTTGCAGATTTCACACCTGCAGGAGGGGCAGATAGAAGCCCTGTCTGTATCAGATTGGACCACAGAGCTTCTGACTGTAGAGCAACTGCTAAACTCAGTGGCCACTGGTAACATCTACAATGTGGCTACTGACAGAATTCGGCATGCGGAGACACAGTTCCACTTTTACCGCCGTGTAGCTGAGCTGCTGATCAACCATTCACAAGCATCTGTGCCAGCTTGGTTTCGCTGCCTCAAGATTTTGATATCTCTGAATCATTTGATTTTAGAGCCAGACCTGGATGATCTGTTGTCCTCGGCTTGGATTGATGCAGAAGTAACAGAATTTCGAGCCAAAAAAGCCCAGGAGGTACTTATTAACACTGTCTTCCAGACGTACGCCAAGCTCCGACAGGTGCCACAGTTGTTTCAGGAGGTTCTGGGGGTGATCTGCCGTCCAGCTGCTGAGGCACTGCGGCAGCCTTTGCTTGCCTCAGGCCTCTCTACGGCTCTCTGTGCGTGCCTTTTGGAGCTGCCACTAAGTCAGATCCTGGATACATGGTCCCTTATACTGGATAAGTTCCAGACTTTAGTCATGCCCTGTTTGCAGAGTGATACTGACATGGCTTTAAAGGCAATGTCACTGAGCTCTCTGCTACACTGCATCATGTTCAACATGCAGAGTCTGGACAATAACATGCCTCTGCCTGTCATTAGACGGACACAGTGCATAATGGAGAGGATGCTGAGAGAGCTTGTGAAGCCCCTTTTGAGCCTTCTCCCAGACCTCTGGAGCCCAGAGCCTGAGCTGTGGCAGCAGAAGGTGAGTGACTGTGCACTCTTACTCTCGTACACCTGGGCTCAGGTGGACACTACCCTCAGTTTGCACTGCAGCCAGTATTATTCtctggccatctctctagccaggGCTGCTCTGAATAGCTCAAATCTTCCTTTGTTGCTACCAGAAGTGGAAACAGAGCTTTGGAAGAAGGTGGAAAAGTGTATAGCCCAATCCAGGTCTCTCGGTAGGTACTGCTTAGAACAGCTGTACCTTCAGAAGGTGAAAAGGACTTTAATGCAGAGCAATTCCCAGTCCAAAGAAGCCCTTCAAACCCTGAAGTTTGACACTGCCCACATTCTTGATTCTAGCAGAGACTGTTTAAGTCAGAAGACAGTAGCTGCCTGGGACAGGCAGGTGTCGACAATGAACGAGTCCACATATCCTGTAGCACACTGGCACTTGATTGTATCAAACCTCACAGTTTTAATACCATACCTTTGTATGAATGATGTGAAATATGTGGCCACTGTCTTGTTAAGAACTTTACCAGCAAATAAAGCCCAGGGAAGCTTGGCACATGGTGAGCCACATATCACACTTGAGAAGATATCTACAGCCCTCCTTCACAGCCCTCTCTTTCCAGAGATGCAGTCCCTCTATTCTGCCTTCCTGACTTGTATCATTGCAAAATGCTCTAGCATCCTGTGCTCTGGTGCTCATAGTGATCTGAGTCTTATTAGTCAGCAGCTCCCCTGGCTTTTTGGAAAGGACTACCACACAGTTGTGGCTCACTGGGAAACCAAATTGGCAAAAGTTGGACCTGAAGGTATAGAACCAAGAGGAGAAATTGCCCAGAATTTTCTATCCATGGTCAAGAGTGGTTTTCCAATCAAGCTGGATGAAGAGCAGCTGAAAGGTCTCCTGGAGCTCTTAGAAGTCATCTCTGCCCTTCGCCTGGACAGCCTCTCTCCATCTCACCACGTGCATTTGTTTTTCCTGCTATTCTCCATGGCTGTCTCCACATTAGGGCATTGCTCTTGCCCACTAGCCCTCCAGTTCTTGGTAAAGTGCTACCGGCTCCTCAGTGGTCTGCAGAGAGGAAGGAATGCTCGCTCTGTATTCAGGGTTATGTACGTTAGTGACGTCTTTGAGGCTGTGCTGACCTCACTGTTGCAAGCCAGTGCTGAGTTTCAAGTTAGGGAGGATGACCCTGCTTGGCTGCAGCTTCTTCAAATGTCAGGGGTGTTCTTAGACCAGCTACTGCAAATGCTTATCCAAGGAAAGCTGAGCTTGGTGCTCAATTTTGGGAAAATCACTGCCTTTCTTTCACGGTACAGTAAGGAAGCTTCCACCAAAGAACTGAAAATCCAGAACCTTCGGGGCAGGCAACTGCTTCTGGTGGCTCTAACCAAATTGTGTCAGAGTTTGGGGCTTTGTGTTAAGGAGCGGAGGCAGCTCCTGGAGGCCCCAGCAGCACTACCTGAACTGCTGCAGCAGGCCATAATGCAGATGGGTGCCATGCTGAAGCTTTGCTTAGTGTCTGGCACTACAGGGCGCCGCCTGCCTTCAGCCTTCCTCTCAGCTGTCCCGACACTTTTAGAAGTAGATATGAACCAGCGCCTCAGGGACGGACAGCCCAAAATTGCTCAAGTGGTGGATACAGACAAAGCACTGCTTTCTCATGCGACGCTTTACCAGGATGTCTACACTCAGTTGCTGGAGGAGTTGCCAGCTCTGTCGGGGAATACTCAGTCTTTCCAGGCAGCATTGCGATTTCTAACCTTGTTCCTTTTGGCCCCAGAGCTCCATTCCAAGGAGAACTCTGTTTTTGCTTCCATTTTTTATTCTGTGCAGAAAGTTCTTACAG GTCCATGCATACCTGCTCCAGTCACTCAGGATACTGAGCTTCACTTGGGAGCCCTGCTCACCCACATGTTTGAGGCTGGGACGACAGAGCACTTTGGGATGGTACTGCAGTCAGTTCTCCAGGGGCTGGATGTCACTCAGGCGTGGAGGTCAGATCTACag GCTGTTTTGTGTGCCATTAGACTACTCAACCTGCTACTCAAATGTCCACTCAGTGGAGAAAAGGCGAGTTTGCTATGGCGTTTGTGTCCCCAGATCATCACGGCTCTAATG CTGCAACACCGAGAGGCCTGCCAGGAGCAGCCTGTGGCCCTAGTAGTGATTGAGCCTATTCTtgaagtcctggctgttctgCTTCGGAAAGGGGAGGAGAACATCAGCAACCCTCACCATGTCAGCCTGGCCTTTAACATCTTGCTCACAGTCCCTCTAGAGCACCTGAAGCCACGGGAGTTTGGCAGTGTCTTCCTGAAGATGCACAATGTGCTCTTTTCCATCTTGCAGTGCCACTCTAAG GTGATGCTGAAGGCCATTCCGTCTTTCCTGAACTCCTTTAACAGACTGCTGTTTTCAGTGATGCATGAAGGACGGCAGAAAGACAAAG GGAGCATGGATGACCTGCCAGCCATCCTTGAGTGTGCACGCCTGGTGGAGAGGATGTATAGCCACATTGCTACTCGAGCTGAGGAGTTCACCACTTTCTCCCCATTCCTGGTGGCCCAATATGTGACAGAGGTACAGAAG GTAACCTTGTATCCACCTGTGAAGAACCTGCTTCAGGAGGGAATTTATCTCATCTTGGATCTCTGCATGGAGCGGGATATCCAGTTTCTACGGGCCTCACTACAGTCCGGAGCACGAGATGTCTTTAAGGACTTGCACAGCGACTACCTCAAGTACCACAAGGCCAAGCatgaaggagagaaaagataTACGGCCTAG
- the Urb2 gene encoding unhealthy ribosome biogenesis protein 2 homolog isoform X1 — MAAVYSGISFKLKSKTTSWENKLKLAHFAWISHQCFLPNKEQVLLDWARQSLVAFYKKKLELQEDIVERLWIYVDNILHSKKLQNLLKNGKTINLQISLVKIINERIEEFSLSGSQRNICAILSCCQGILSAPALAVIYTAKPELIVTLLSQLCWSACRQPEGAMTAKLFEVIHLALDHYLKLQQQQANPRRVFGDMTSHLFQPCLVLRHLLLGGTWTQANQGQQWQVLSRDIRSKIDAVLRGGVFRHDLLSSYKEELLEQHQENIKIGVLKSLLTPMETVIARLLEPDYVRSDIYALVVASSVSLLYRLFLESYLKEENQFLCFRVLPRLFGCLQISHLQEGQIEALSVSDWTTELLTVEQLLNSVATGNIYNVATDRIRHAETQFHFYRRVAELLINHSQASVPAWFRCLKILISLNHLILEPDLDDLLSSAWIDAEVTEFRAKKAQEVLINTVFQTYAKLRQVPQLFQEVLGVICRPAAEALRQPLLASGLSTALCACLLELPLSQILDTWSLILDKFQTLVMPCLQSDTDMALKAMSLSSLLHCIMFNMQSLDNNMPLPVIRRTQCIMERMLRELVKPLLSLLPDLWSPEPELWQQKVSDCALLLSYTWAQVDTTLSLHCSQYYSLAISLARAALNSSNLPLLLPEVETELWKKVEKCIAQSRSLGRYCLEQLYLQKVKRTLMQSNSQSKEALQTLKFDTAHILDSSRDCLSQKTVAAWDRQVSTMNESTYPVAHWHLIVSNLTVLIPYLCMNDVKYVATVLLRTLPANKAQGSLAHGEPHITLEKISTALLHSPLFPEMQSLYSAFLTCIIAKCSSILCSGAHSDLSLISQQLPWLFGKDYHTVVAHWETKLAKVGPEGIEPRGEIAQNFLSMVKSGFPIKLDEEQLKGLLELLEVISALRLDSLSPSHHVHLFFLLFSMAVSTLGHCSCPLALQFLVKCYRLLSGLQRGRNARSVFRVMYVSDVFEAVLTSLLQASAEFQVREDDPAWLQLLQMSGVFLDQLLQMLIQGKLSLVLNFGKITAFLSRYSKEASTKELKIQNLRGRQLLLVALTKLCQSLGLCVKERRQLLEAPAALPELLQQAIMQMGAMLKLCLVSGTTGRRLPSAFLSAVPTLLEVDMNQRLRDGQPKIAQVVDTDKALLSHATLYQDVYTQLLEELPALSGNTQSFQAALRFLTLFLLAPELHSKENSVFASIFYSVQKVLTACDSIPGPCIPAPVTQDTELHLGALLTHMFEAGTTEHFGMVLQSVLQGLDVTQAWRSDLQAVLCAIRLLNLLLKCPLSGEKASLLWRLCPQIITALMLQHREACQEQPVALVVIEPILEVLAVLLRKGEENISNPHHVSLAFNILLTVPLEHLKPREFGSVFLKMHNVLFSILQCHSKVMLKAIPSFLNSFNRLLFSVMHEGRQKDKGSMDDLPAILECARLVERMYSHIATRAEEFTTFSPFLVAQYVTEVQKVTLYPPVKNLLQEGIYLILDLCMERDIQFLRASLQSGARDVFKDLHSDYLKYHKAKHEGEKRYTA, encoded by the exons ATGGCTGCTGTTTATTCTGGTATTTCCTTTAAACTTAAAAGCAAGACAACTTCCTgggaaaataaactaaaattagCTCACTTTGCTTGGATTTCTCATCAGTGCTTTCTACCAAATAAAGAACAA GTTTTACTTGATTGGGCAAGGCAGTCATTGGTtgcattttataagaaaaaactTGAACTGCAGGAAGATATTGTTGAAAGGCTCTGGATCTATGTAGATAACATTCTACATAGCAAGAAATTGCAGAATCTCCTTAAGAATGGAAAGACTATAAATCTTCAGATTTCCCTTGTCAAG ATCATAAATGAGAGAATAGAAGAGTTCTCACTTTCGGGATCCCAGAGGAATATCTGTGCCATCCTGAGTTGCTGCCAGGGCATCCTCTCAGCGCCTGCCCTTGCTGTCATCTATACAGCCAAACCAGAACTTATTGTGACTTTGCTGAGCCAGCTCTGCTGGTCAGCGTGCAGACAACCAGAAGGAGCCATGACAGCCAAGCTCTTTGAGGTCATTCATCTGGCTCTTGACCATTACCTCAAACTTCAGCAACAACAAGCTAACCCTAGACGCGTCTTTGGAGATATGACCAGCCACCTCTTCCAGCCCTGCCTAGTCCTGAGACACTTGCTTTTGGGAGGCACATGGACACAAGCTAATCAGGGTCAGCAGTGGCAGGTACTGAGCCGAGATATCAGGAGTAAGATTGATGCTGTTCTTCGAGGTGGTGTTTTCCGACATGATTTACTCTCATCCTACAAAGAAGAGCTCTTGGAACAGCACCAAGAGAACATAAAGATAGGGGTCCTGAAGAGTCTTCTCACTCCAATGGAAACTGTGATTGCAAGACTGCTGGAGCCTGACTATGTCAGATCAGACATCTATGCTTTGGTTGTGGCCAGCTCAGTATCCTTGTTGTATAGACTCTTTCTGGAATCATACCTTAAGGAAGAGAACCAGTTTCTCTGTTTTCGGGTTCTCCCCAGGTTGTTTGGCTGCTTGCAGATTTCACACCTGCAGGAGGGGCAGATAGAAGCCCTGTCTGTATCAGATTGGACCACAGAGCTTCTGACTGTAGAGCAACTGCTAAACTCAGTGGCCACTGGTAACATCTACAATGTGGCTACTGACAGAATTCGGCATGCGGAGACACAGTTCCACTTTTACCGCCGTGTAGCTGAGCTGCTGATCAACCATTCACAAGCATCTGTGCCAGCTTGGTTTCGCTGCCTCAAGATTTTGATATCTCTGAATCATTTGATTTTAGAGCCAGACCTGGATGATCTGTTGTCCTCGGCTTGGATTGATGCAGAAGTAACAGAATTTCGAGCCAAAAAAGCCCAGGAGGTACTTATTAACACTGTCTTCCAGACGTACGCCAAGCTCCGACAGGTGCCACAGTTGTTTCAGGAGGTTCTGGGGGTGATCTGCCGTCCAGCTGCTGAGGCACTGCGGCAGCCTTTGCTTGCCTCAGGCCTCTCTACGGCTCTCTGTGCGTGCCTTTTGGAGCTGCCACTAAGTCAGATCCTGGATACATGGTCCCTTATACTGGATAAGTTCCAGACTTTAGTCATGCCCTGTTTGCAGAGTGATACTGACATGGCTTTAAAGGCAATGTCACTGAGCTCTCTGCTACACTGCATCATGTTCAACATGCAGAGTCTGGACAATAACATGCCTCTGCCTGTCATTAGACGGACACAGTGCATAATGGAGAGGATGCTGAGAGAGCTTGTGAAGCCCCTTTTGAGCCTTCTCCCAGACCTCTGGAGCCCAGAGCCTGAGCTGTGGCAGCAGAAGGTGAGTGACTGTGCACTCTTACTCTCGTACACCTGGGCTCAGGTGGACACTACCCTCAGTTTGCACTGCAGCCAGTATTATTCtctggccatctctctagccaggGCTGCTCTGAATAGCTCAAATCTTCCTTTGTTGCTACCAGAAGTGGAAACAGAGCTTTGGAAGAAGGTGGAAAAGTGTATAGCCCAATCCAGGTCTCTCGGTAGGTACTGCTTAGAACAGCTGTACCTTCAGAAGGTGAAAAGGACTTTAATGCAGAGCAATTCCCAGTCCAAAGAAGCCCTTCAAACCCTGAAGTTTGACACTGCCCACATTCTTGATTCTAGCAGAGACTGTTTAAGTCAGAAGACAGTAGCTGCCTGGGACAGGCAGGTGTCGACAATGAACGAGTCCACATATCCTGTAGCACACTGGCACTTGATTGTATCAAACCTCACAGTTTTAATACCATACCTTTGTATGAATGATGTGAAATATGTGGCCACTGTCTTGTTAAGAACTTTACCAGCAAATAAAGCCCAGGGAAGCTTGGCACATGGTGAGCCACATATCACACTTGAGAAGATATCTACAGCCCTCCTTCACAGCCCTCTCTTTCCAGAGATGCAGTCCCTCTATTCTGCCTTCCTGACTTGTATCATTGCAAAATGCTCTAGCATCCTGTGCTCTGGTGCTCATAGTGATCTGAGTCTTATTAGTCAGCAGCTCCCCTGGCTTTTTGGAAAGGACTACCACACAGTTGTGGCTCACTGGGAAACCAAATTGGCAAAAGTTGGACCTGAAGGTATAGAACCAAGAGGAGAAATTGCCCAGAATTTTCTATCCATGGTCAAGAGTGGTTTTCCAATCAAGCTGGATGAAGAGCAGCTGAAAGGTCTCCTGGAGCTCTTAGAAGTCATCTCTGCCCTTCGCCTGGACAGCCTCTCTCCATCTCACCACGTGCATTTGTTTTTCCTGCTATTCTCCATGGCTGTCTCCACATTAGGGCATTGCTCTTGCCCACTAGCCCTCCAGTTCTTGGTAAAGTGCTACCGGCTCCTCAGTGGTCTGCAGAGAGGAAGGAATGCTCGCTCTGTATTCAGGGTTATGTACGTTAGTGACGTCTTTGAGGCTGTGCTGACCTCACTGTTGCAAGCCAGTGCTGAGTTTCAAGTTAGGGAGGATGACCCTGCTTGGCTGCAGCTTCTTCAAATGTCAGGGGTGTTCTTAGACCAGCTACTGCAAATGCTTATCCAAGGAAAGCTGAGCTTGGTGCTCAATTTTGGGAAAATCACTGCCTTTCTTTCACGGTACAGTAAGGAAGCTTCCACCAAAGAACTGAAAATCCAGAACCTTCGGGGCAGGCAACTGCTTCTGGTGGCTCTAACCAAATTGTGTCAGAGTTTGGGGCTTTGTGTTAAGGAGCGGAGGCAGCTCCTGGAGGCCCCAGCAGCACTACCTGAACTGCTGCAGCAGGCCATAATGCAGATGGGTGCCATGCTGAAGCTTTGCTTAGTGTCTGGCACTACAGGGCGCCGCCTGCCTTCAGCCTTCCTCTCAGCTGTCCCGACACTTTTAGAAGTAGATATGAACCAGCGCCTCAGGGACGGACAGCCCAAAATTGCTCAAGTGGTGGATACAGACAAAGCACTGCTTTCTCATGCGACGCTTTACCAGGATGTCTACACTCAGTTGCTGGAGGAGTTGCCAGCTCTGTCGGGGAATACTCAGTCTTTCCAGGCAGCATTGCGATTTCTAACCTTGTTCCTTTTGGCCCCAGAGCTCCATTCCAAGGAGAACTCTGTTTTTGCTTCCATTTTTTATTCTGTGCAGAAAGTTCTTACAG ctTGTGACAGCATTCCAG GTCCATGCATACCTGCTCCAGTCACTCAGGATACTGAGCTTCACTTGGGAGCCCTGCTCACCCACATGTTTGAGGCTGGGACGACAGAGCACTTTGGGATGGTACTGCAGTCAGTTCTCCAGGGGCTGGATGTCACTCAGGCGTGGAGGTCAGATCTACag GCTGTTTTGTGTGCCATTAGACTACTCAACCTGCTACTCAAATGTCCACTCAGTGGAGAAAAGGCGAGTTTGCTATGGCGTTTGTGTCCCCAGATCATCACGGCTCTAATG CTGCAACACCGAGAGGCCTGCCAGGAGCAGCCTGTGGCCCTAGTAGTGATTGAGCCTATTCTtgaagtcctggctgttctgCTTCGGAAAGGGGAGGAGAACATCAGCAACCCTCACCATGTCAGCCTGGCCTTTAACATCTTGCTCACAGTCCCTCTAGAGCACCTGAAGCCACGGGAGTTTGGCAGTGTCTTCCTGAAGATGCACAATGTGCTCTTTTCCATCTTGCAGTGCCACTCTAAG GTGATGCTGAAGGCCATTCCGTCTTTCCTGAACTCCTTTAACAGACTGCTGTTTTCAGTGATGCATGAAGGACGGCAGAAAGACAAAG GGAGCATGGATGACCTGCCAGCCATCCTTGAGTGTGCACGCCTGGTGGAGAGGATGTATAGCCACATTGCTACTCGAGCTGAGGAGTTCACCACTTTCTCCCCATTCCTGGTGGCCCAATATGTGACAGAGGTACAGAAG GTAACCTTGTATCCACCTGTGAAGAACCTGCTTCAGGAGGGAATTTATCTCATCTTGGATCTCTGCATGGAGCGGGATATCCAGTTTCTACGGGCCTCACTACAGTCCGGAGCACGAGATGTCTTTAAGGACTTGCACAGCGACTACCTCAAGTACCACAAGGCCAAGCatgaaggagagaaaagataTACGGCCTAG